The Budorcas taxicolor isolate Tak-1 chromosome 2, Takin1.1, whole genome shotgun sequence nucleotide sequence CAGGAGAGGCTAGGAAGTTACAAGTGGGCCAAGCCCTGCAGGGCAGACAGGAATCCCAGAGCCCGGCAGGCTGCGGTCGCCCGGGACCCCCACCTGCAGCCGTAGCCCGAGACCCGGGCCAGAGGCGTGACGCCTGCGCACCGGTCACCAGACAACGTCCAGGGTCTCCTCATAACGGGCAGGGGTTCAGGACCCGGGAGAGAAAGGAGGTACCACAACAGTATTTCTGTCAAACATGGCGTCTGAACAGTTCTGCCCCCAGCCAGACGCCCAGAGCCACACGCAGCACAGGCTCCCGGCTCCGCCTCGCTCAGCTTTCCCGCCAGCCCCGAGGCGCCGCGCGAGGCCTCGCGGGAGCCGCGtgagggcgcggggcggggctcaGCGAGACCGACAGCTGCCCCGCCCCGCGCGGCTCCTTCCTCGAGCGCCGGCCTCCTGCCGAGGGAAGGGCGCCTGTGGCCGCCACTCCCAGCGCGCCCCCTCCGCGGCCGCTCGCCCCGCGCGCCCCCTTACCCTGGCCGCACTCGGACAGCCGACACCTGACCTCCCGGCTCTCCATCCTGAAGCGTTTGGTTTTCTCACAGAAAGGTGCCGCGCCCTCCAGCGGCAGGCCGTCTGCGAGGGGGAAGGCGCCGTCGGCTCTCCGGAAATGGTCCACAGTCTCACAGCTGGCTGCCTTGGGCAAGCGCGGTTCCGAATCTCGCCCAAAGTCCTCTGATTTCCTCGagtgtctcttctttttcttcttcttcttcttgtgtCTGTGGAGGTCAGCGTCAGAGTGCGCTACGGAAAGGTCTGAATCCTGCTGATGCCTGCCGAAGACAAAGCCAGGACTAGGGCCACTAGGAAAGCAAACCGCCCCAAGGCGAACGGGTCCTCGCTCTGAGCCACACCCACTTCTGCGGACactcagcacgcacacacacgtgagGCTCTCCTGATTACACATGCGGTTTTCACTGCAGTAATTTAAGTCCAGGGTCATAAACTCACCAGTTTCAACCTGTCCCCACCGCAGCCTTCAACTTTGGGGAGAAGAGCTCTGGCCAAAGCACCAGAGGAAGGAAGGACTCCACTCACCACCTTTTCCTGAAACTAGTTAGTGGCTAAAGGAAAAAGTATCTTTGCCGGGTGTGTCAGGCACACAGAAGGAAGGAGGTTTGATGTCCTTTTCCTTCAAGTAACCACTCTTCACCTGTGGCTTCTGGTAGGTAACCTCTTCCCAGGGTTTCGCTCTTAAGAGACACCAGTGTATAGtaactgtgtgctcagtcctcTCCTCACGGAGAAGTCATTTTCCAGAAAGCTGCTGACcaatttagcttttaaaaaatacaagaacTTCCCAATGAGATTTCAAACTGAGAAATGGAGAAATGGAAACTCAGCTTGAAATCTCACTGGACAATTTGTTGGAGAGTATCAACAGACATAGAATTACAACTACATCTGTGAATAAATAGGttaacagtcaatcctaaagaaaatcaaccctgaatattcattggaaagactgatactaaagctgtagctccaatactttggccacctgatatgaggagcagactcattggaaaagaccctgatgctgggaaagactgagggcaagaggagaaggggacaacagaggatgagatggctggatggcatcactgactcgatggacatgggcttgagcaaactctgggagatggtgaaggacagggaagcctggagtgctgcagtccatggggtcacagagtcggacacaaatgagcaactaaccaccaccaccactgtgaaGCTGGACAGCCCCAAGCTTCACCTCCTGAATGCCACATGTGTACTCAGAGTTACAAAGCACCAACTAAACACAGCCACGTCTTGAAAGACCAGGTTTTTGGGTGTTTTATAAAACCACATAATAAGATACCGCTTAAAACAGAGCTAAGGTTTAGGAATCGATAAAAACAGGGCAGTCCCAAACCCCCCCGAGATGAAAGCTACGCACGACAGAGCCCTCACCCATCTGCAGGCTGGGTGCAGAGGGCGCACCCCCCACGCACAGCCGCCCCTCACCTGGAGTCTCGGTCCCGGTGTTtgtctttggatttctttttcttcttcgaCTTTTTGTGCTTCTTCACTTTGGGCTCCTCTACAGGGTCCTTCTGTAAGCTTCTCCAAGCTTTCTTTTCTACATGACTCTCATTCTCGAGGCTATCGTATCTCCGTTTCCGTGACTTAACATTGTCGTGTTCGTGAAACCGCGTGGCCAGGTCGCAGCTGCCATCTTCAGCCCCGAAGCCGAGCCTGTCGTGGGCGTATTTGGCAGCGGGGTGTGGAGGGGGCGCGTGGGCCATGCCCGCCCGGGGGCTGCTGAAGCGGTGCCGGTCCCTCTCTTTGGCCGCCAGCTCGTAGCCCTTGCGGCCTCTGTAGTGGTCCTTGTAGGGCCGGCCGCTGTAGGGCCCGGCCCGCTCGTACTCTCGCTCAGCGTGGAAGGGCCGCCAGTCCCGGGGCTCCCGGCCGGGGTACAGGGGGGACCTGTCGTGGTGGTACCGGCAGCGCTCCCAGCGCAGCCTGTCTGGGTAGTACTTCTCCCGGGCCCAGGCGTGCTCGCCCTCGGCATGGTGGTAGCGGCCCCACTCCTGGTCGGGGGCGCCCCTGCTCCGGGAGTGGTGGTGGCCCGACCTGGCcagggagctggggcaggggggCTGTGGGGCCAGGGCGCAGGGCTCCAGCCGGGGCCGCTCAGGCCGCGGCCGCTCATGCTCCCGGTGGGGCCGCTTCCGCCGATGCTGCACCTCGGTCCTGCTCCGGCTCTCCCGTGCACGCTCGCCACTGGATGAGCGGTCCCTTCGGCTACGGTAATGTCCTCGGTCAACCTTTCTGAGGCTGCTGACCTTCTCCTGGACCGGACACGGCTCTGGGGCCTTGTGCCCGGCCTTACTGTCTTCCCCTCTCTCACTGCTGCTGCGCTCGGGGGGCCCCTCAGGACGGTTTTCTGTGATCATGTCTAGCTGCGGAGAGGGCACCTCATCTGTGGACACCCCCGTGCTCTTAGCGGGACCCTCCACCTCTGAGCCTCTGTCCCGACTGCTGTGCAAGGGCTCAGGCTCACGGTCGCCCTCGGAAGGCACAGAGGGAACCGGGCTCAGCCTCCCTGTGGCTTCTGCAGCCACCGGGTCCGGGGGCCGCTCTGGTAACGTCCCTCCCACGTCTGGGGACGGTTTGCTCTGATCATCTGTTAAATTCCCAGGGTCACAGGGTGCTGGAAGCTGATCGTCCCCGAGGGCATCCTTGTCGGGGTTACAAAAGGTGCTGACACTCGGCACAGCCTCCTCGGGTTCTGCCGAAACATGTTCCGAGACTTCTTCTTTGGTAGGTTTGATGCTGGGGTCCGAGGGCGGCGAAGCCTTCTTGAGTTTGCTGCTGAGATTCGAGACAGGCTCCAGGTTGTCCCGGGCATCGCTGGGAGGGGAGCAGCCGGCCTCCAGCTCCGCCTCCAGATGCTCCAGAGGCCTCTCCTCTGAGCCAGGTGTCCTGCAGCGccgcagagacagaaaaggacagGGGTCATTTACTCTCTGGGTTTTTGTCAGTGGGCTACAGGGACGGACAAACACTTCATTCATTTACTGAATATTCTATAGCTTTACTGTATCTGGCTGAAACCTAAAACTGGGCTTATCATTTTTGGAAACTTCAAGTTTTCTCATTGTACATAAATGTAAAACTTTCTATCAAGCCTACTTAATTTTTCAGTAATAACTCTGCAATTCTAAGTGCCTCTGGTTTTCAGgtatttttctaattcttctcAGTAACTAAGTCCAGACCatcaaaaaagtcaaataatgaCAGGGCGCTTACTTTTTCTCTGGATCCCTTTTCTCCGAATTTTCCTGGAGCCTCAGAGACAGAGTAGTTACCTCCCAACAGAGCCAAGAGCTCCCTGAATTACCAACAAACTGTGAGGGACCACTGCTGCAGTAAGCGAATTCTGCCATGCTTTTGACGGACTCCTCAAGTTAAGGAAAGCtgccagaaaacaagaaaaacccTAAAGCGGGCCCCCTTTTTGGTCTGGGAGAGAGAAAACACGCGAGGTCACTACAGAGGCTCAAGGTCGCACGTGCAGCTGGGGCGAGCATGGCTGGGGTGTGACCGTCACAGGTCACCTGTCATGCTGCTCACGCACGTTCCACCTGAAGACAAGCTGAGCCAGACAAGGGGAGAGACGAGGACAGCCGTGCTGCAAGGGACTGAGTGCTCAGGCTGCCCCCTCTGTAGGCTCAACTGGGAACGTTCCTGACTGGGGTTCTTGCTGAGGGCACATCCCCCTCAAAGGCCCTTCTGACACAGAGTGCATTGGGGTTGTCCCTGTGATGGGGGAGACCAGCGCACCAGTAGGGAGGGGCTGAGGCAGGCAGTTCTGCAGAACAAGCCAGGCGCCCACGGCCCGAGGTCCACGTGGAGAAAACCTCAGCTGTTACTGGCCCCTTCACAGACACCCCCAGGTGTCCAGCTAAAGACAGTCACACCTTGGCCGAGAGCTGTCCTCCAGGAGGCCATCATGGCGTTGACGTGAGGTGACGTGACCTGACCTCTGTGAGGTGCTGGCTCCCGGGCTGTCCACCTGGTGACCATGGCTGCCGCCTCACGGCCCTGCCTTTACTCCCATCACGTTATGTACGCTGAGGTCAGGACACTGACGTGTGTTTTTAAGCATGGAGACACACCGCACTGACTATTAACTTAATCTCAGAGCTCTAGAGAGAGCATAACAAAGCCTTTGCTCCTGGACAGAGCAAgactcccagcccagcccctctgcACACCCTCGGGTGCCTGTTGGGGGCGCTGAGTGGGACGTGCTGGCTGGTCAGACATGTACTGACCCAGCACGGGAGGAGGCTCTGCGGGAGAGGAGGTGGGCGCTGGACTAACAGGCCCCGGTAACTGTTTACCTGACTCTCCCACCAGGCAAATCAACGAGTTCTACAGAGGCTTATTCAAGAAGGCTCATCCTGGGCCTTCCGTGAGCAGCCGCGCCCTGCTCCCGCATCCTGCTGCCCTGGGACAGCCGTCTTACCTAGTCTCCTCTGCCGAGCCTTTGGCTTTGTTGCCGAGTTTGAAGGTCTCTAAGATTTTGTCTTCTGGAAGAGGTGGCAAAGGAGCAGGCATCaactaggattaaaaaaaaaaatggttttcagCTGTGAGTGCCACGCCCGTCCCTCCTGAAATCCAGCCATGTGACCCGCCGGACACGAGGGCAAAAAGGAAGCCCGCCTGCCCGCCACCCCGCAGCCGCTCACCTTCCCAGGGAGGCCGTTTGCCTTGGGAAAGGGGTGTTCTGAGTGCAGCGCAGGCTGGCCTGGGCAAGGGGCCCCGTCTGAGGGCAGGCCGTTTTCCATCGGGTCGCTGTCCGGACCAGTAGCACCATTTAGAGCCACGGGCTCTCGGAGCTCGTGCGGGGAGGCGTCGCCGTCTTCGGCGTCTGGAGCAGGGGAGCACACGCTCTCGGTCAGCCCGCGGCCGTTCTCCTGGCCGAGGCCCTTGGCCTCCTCGTCAGACTCCTCGGAGGACTCGGCGCCGTAGGGGACCAGCACGCCAGCGCTCAGCCTGGGCCTGCCGTTCATCACGGGCCTGGAGCAGGCCTCCCTCGGGGCCGTCTGCTTTGGGACCTTACTAGAGGCGGGCGGCGTGGGGGCACTCGAGGTAGACTGTATTGCACAAGAAGCGGTAATGGTAGAAGAGGGGGCGGGCTTGTTGGGGTGCTCCAAAGAATTGCTGTGAAGGCTAGACTGAGACTGACCTTGGCGCACAGGCAACTTGTTGTGAATACTGATcgtgattttctgtttcttggggtGTTCTGGAATAACTGAGGGCCTGCTAACTGACCAGTTCTGAACAGACGGGGAGGCGTTCACAGTCCTGCTGACACTGGAATTCCCGCTGGGGCCTGACATGGGGCTGCTCGGCGTCTCCTTCGGTGGTCCCGTCCCGTTCAGGTGAGGGGGGTTCTGGGGACaagcagaccacagccaggtgaGAGCTCCAGAAACCGCCAGGCTCAGAGACCTGAGGCGGCGGGCCTTTCCCACTTTGGCCCTCTTTTCTCTCTATGAGGAATGAGGAACACCGCCCCTCTCACGTGGGCCTGCCCGCCCCAGACCTTTCACAGGCCCCCGTTTTCTGGGAATTAATTTCTGGTAAACAGGGACAATGGCTTTTGTCAGAAAACAACCCCCAGACCAAACTCTTCCCGCTCTGGCAGAAAGCAGCAGGTCCTCTTGGGCGTGGAGAAAAACAGGTTCTCCTTTGTGGTTCTGGGAGCCCCTGGCAGTTCAGGCAGGAGGCGGCCAGCCCCGGCGACTTCCCAAGGCCCCAGGAATGCGGCGACAGTCACGTGGCCGGACACGCTCGCTTAGCCATCCCTGCCTCTGTGACCTCCCACCCTTACTTGAGTAGTTCTTTCGCTCCACATCCCAGCTTTTGCTGCTAAAATCCAGAAGTTGCACACCGGTGGTCATGGGTGAATTCTGCCTCATAGAGGAACTTTGTTTGGCcttcaaaatgttttcttaagTATCTGAATTAGTTGCTAACTTACCACTGGAtaatggctcagctgataaagcgtctgcttacagtgtgggagacctgggttcaatctctgggttgggaagagcctatggagaaggggaaggctacccactctagtattctggcctggagaattccatggactctatacagtccatggggtctcaaagagtcggacacaactgagtgactttcactttcacaccggAAGTCTTAGCCGCTCATTtgtacccaactctttgagaccccatggactgcagcccaccaggctcctctgtccattagattttccaggcaaggatactggagtgggttgccatttccttctccaggggatcttcccgacccagggatcgaacccggctctcctgcactgcaggcagattctgtactgactgagctacaagggaaggctTCACAGTTAAACAAAAACATCTCTTGACAAATCAACAGCAGCGGCCCCTCCACACAGGGCAGGCGCTCTGCAGCTGGTCTGTCCCACATCACTCAGGCCGAGCCCAGCACAGGACCTGCTGCCTGTCCAGCTTCCTACAGCACTGAGGCTGTGACTCCCTGTCAAACTGAAAGGCTGTTATGACACGATGGCACAGGTGGCAGGATTCTTCCACGGTGTGTACAGGCTATTCCAACATGTCTGCAGTTTGAACATTTATGTCAAGCAAAAGCCAGGCCTCCACTGAGGATGCCGATGTCACAGGAACCAGACAGCATACTCTCCACTCGCTCTGGGCAGCCCTCAGGGGTGTGATTGGGCCCAGCCAGACGGCAGGCAGAAAACGTCACACCCCTGAAAGGGCTAAACAGAGGCAACGGAAGTGTTCTTTCTGTACAAGCATCTCTCTCCTGGAGGCCAGCATGAATCAAGAACCCCTCAATATTTACTCCATAAAGTGAACGGAGTCCAGGGTGGGAGATCAAGTCCCCAGTGTTTAGACAGACTCACACCCCTGCTTCCTTCTGGATCACATTGTGTGTCCTCAGAGATGTCCCCTATGTTTGAAGTATTTTATACTAAATGGCCTGAATCCACTTTTGTGGATACGAAACTCAGCTGTGCAGGTCAGGCCACCACTGTGCCACTAAGTAGAGGGCTGGACGCTCTGCTCGGGAGGGTTACCTTCATCATGTGCGAGGGGAGCTGGGGGCCTATGAATCCTGAGGCTGCCTGTTTGCTGTTGACAACCCGCTGACCGATGACCGGGCGGGGCGAGGACTGGCCAGGGCTGTGGGCGGAATGAGTAAGTTCACCTCCATTTTTCACATCATGGGACCTGGGGACAGAGAGTGACAGTGCTCAGGGTAACATGGGACACCTCCCCAAAGAGCTCACGCACACCCCACCCTCGGCAATAGGAGACGCGACCTGGGGAAGTGCACACAGTCCTGGCCCGGCCCAGGCTGGCACTGGAGCTCAGGTCAGCACACAAAGGGTCACTGTGGATTCTCATCTGATATCTGTGTATTCTAGCTGAaagggtttttttgggggggtggtaatttttttaaagctacttttgttttccatttttttaattctaaatacGTATCACTTAGAAAGATCTGTGCTATCCTGAAAAGttagaaagaaacaaagacacTTTGCCTCCCCTCACCCCTTCAAGGAACCTGCTATCCAGATTTTGTGGATTTTCCTCCAGGCTTTAGCCTGGACTGATCTCCTCGACATCAGCGTGTAAAATTTCAAACTGCTTATCCTCCATATATAGAGCACTTTCTcagagcattttaaaaacatcataaAAAACACTTTCAACAGCTGCATTGTATTTCCTGACATGCACACGCTACCATTTATGTGATCTGCTATTGTTGGCAATTTCAGGATGTTCTGAATTTCCAGTTACTACCAATGGATATACCTTGGAGCACTCATCAGACTGCCCCAAGGCCCCACATCTCCAGAAGGAATTATCGAATCGGTAACACGCAGCAGCAGGCGGGGCAGGCCCGGGCCTGCCCAGGGGCGTGGCTGGCTGCTGCTGCCCGGGGCTGAGAGATGACCACATTGGGTACTCAGGACTCCCCTTACGAGGCCTCTGCTCACTGCCTCCCCGGCCCGCCAGCCCACCTGGTTTGCTGCCAGCAGCAGAAGCCCTCTGTGGCTACTCCCTTCTGTGAATTTCTTTAACCTGCCAAAGAGCTGGGAGCTACAGTAAACGCATGGCCCACTCTCAAACACACCTTCTTTACTCTCCCCACCATCAAGATGCTGTTTAACCAAACAATGGAATTTAAGCATGCTGATGAAGTGAAGcgctctttctgacttaacagAAAAGGTGGAAGTGCACTTTCCTGACAATACCTGATATAAAAGAGGACATAAGCTTGCTGGCTGAGTACCGATCTGATATCACTGGTAGACACGATGGAGTCATTCATTTGGTACCAGAGGCCGTTGCTAGCCTGTAAGACAGCCAACAAAAGATACTAGATTCGATCAGGTACATGGGGAACCCCAATCCAGAGACCTATAAGAAAAGGGGGCTACCACACATCAATTGGAAAAGGCCCCGTTCCCTCCCAAGAATGCCAGTGGTATCTTACAGTGTACTGTAAATATAGTAATTAACAAAACCCACACAACTTACTTTTATGTAGCAGAAGTAATGGCCAGCATGGCAATTAAAACCAGTGTGTACCAGGACTGCATACAAAACATAAATGATCGGCTCTCCATTTGGCTGAGACATGTACGGTCGAATATCAAGATACTCAGGGTATTTCACATCCTACACAAgtatgaagagagaaaaaaggaacgTCATCTCTGAAGGTGCAGATCATCCCGTCCATACACGCAGCGCAGGGCAGGAGGCTCACGGAGCAGGGCGCCTTACGGTGCTCCAGCAGGGACCCAACACCCGAGGCCTCATTTCAGAAGACAGGTCTAACCCGGAGCGCGCCTGACTCTAAGTGTGTTTACTGCAATCCTGCCGTATTCTTCCTTCTTTACGCAAGTAAGGACCCAGACTATGTGAATTCTCCAAACTCATCAAAGCAGACAGTTAACAATCACAAGTCTGGACTTGAAGTCATCTCTTATTTTTAACAATTCAGGAGCAGGTTATTTCTTCCGCGTGTTACTGGATTTCTGACCACTTTCAGTTTCAGAAAGTGGGAAGAAAATGGGAAAGGTCAGTATACTACCAAtcagaaaacaaatgaataaacaagaaaacaagcTCTGGTGAAGGAATGGCAAGGTCTGGCTAGGAAATCTTTGGACTTGAAATGCCAAAAGCGTTCCCTCAACGCTCAGCACCTTCACTGACTATGATGCCCAAACGTGGGTAACAAGCACCAGTTGTGACCTTCAGAAAGTCTAGCCAGCTAAGGGATACAGACGAGAACACACACACTCTGTAAACACACATATCAAACTTTGAGCTCAGTTCTTTGACATTTTATTCTACTAACAAGTGCTGGAAGAACTTAGAACATCAGGTAATAAAACTTCCATGTAGCTGCTGGACAGTTAAGCCTTGAAAGGCTCAGCATAAAACAGTTGTTAATAACGTTATCTACCTACCTTAGCAATTTTTCCACCAGTAAAATTTGCAAAACGTTTCAGAGAAAGTGTAAGAACATTAGAAGATCTATGTATAGTGAATCTCTTTGAAGCTGGAACCATCTTTTTACaccttgggaaaaaaaacaaaaacagatgtttAAGAAGATTAACGTGGGttggttattttttgttttttcgtCTTACCCTTGTTATTTCTCTGAAACAGTCTAAATTAAGTTTCCAAAAGAAGGGTACTGGATGAGAAATACCATCCTTTTCATCCAacagtgaaaaaattaaaatttgaaatttgagGGATGGCTTAATTAACATGAATGAAAGCCACAGGGCAGTTCTGAAATGTCAGGCCACTGACACCTTAAAAATTAGATTTATAGAAGTTTCTCTTAAttcaaaacaaactgaaaaactgGCTGGTAGAAGAACTCTGAAAACAAAGCCCAGATACAGAAGCAAAGAAGTAAATACTAGAAACGTCCGTGAGGTTTAAAACAAAGGAAGCATCCCTCTGGTCTTAGGAGGAAAGGGGTCCTTCTCCCCGAAACAATGAACCCAGGCACCACATTTTACTGCCCTTGGAAGATACTGTATTTTTCACAAGTTGAAGGTTTGCGGCAACCCTGCGTGGAGCAAGTCTACTGGGCCATCCTTCTAAAAGCATGTGCTTACTTCAGGTCTCTGtgccacattttggtaattcctgCAGTATTTCACGCTTTCTCACTATTATTGTATCTGTTATGATGATCTCTGATCAGTGACCTTTGCTGTTACTCCTCTAGCTATTTTGGCATTTttaaacaagtatttttaaattaaggtttgTACACTGTTTCTTAGAtgtaatgctattgcacacttaaaaaCTACGGTATAAGGTAGATGTAACTTTTCTATaaactgggaaacaaaaaaattcatgCAACTCGCTTTATTTCAAGATTCGCTTTATTGTgctggtctggaaccaaacccgtGGCTATCCCTGAGGTCTGGCCCTACTCAGTAACAACGCTTACCCATATTACCTGACTTAAAGCGAACATCTACTTAAACCACAAGAAACAGGGCTTTCTTAAAacaggccctcttgacttcacggGGAAACATTACAGAATGACTCAAACTTGAGGGTTCCGGCAGGTACTGACCCCAATCCTGGGAAACCACCGTGAGAAGGAGAGAGCCTTGACTGCTCTGGGAGAAAGCGATGCACCACCCACCCCAACCCTCCACGCCGGGGTCCCTGGAGATGCTGCTCGACATACATGTGCCACCCCAGTCACCTTCACACACAGGGGCACTAACGTGTGGATGGTCttacccctcccctccacccagctCCCCAGGAGTGAGGACCCGCCTCCCCCGGGTCTAAGGAGTGTTAACACTCGGTGCCCTGGCCCTCGGGGAACAGAGCCAGGGTCTTCCCAGACGGTCCTGGAAGCTAACAGGAACCTTGCTGGTCAGGCAGACACGCCAAACCCTTTCACCCCAAGCCTCCCCACTGCCCTgcccaccagcaccaccatcgTACTTGCTGCACTTGTACGAGTTTTCTCCATCGAGCTGTTCCGGCTTTACAAACTGCTCCAATGCCTTGTTGACACTCTGAGCAGCCTGGGGACAGAAGAGCACCAGCAGCACGTGACCACGCACTGCCGCTTGTCAGCAAAAAGAAGCAAGGGGGCTCCAAAGGGTAAAGCCAAGTGCAAACCTGGCTGAAAAAGTGCAAGCTTGGTGTGAAAAGAAATGACCACGCACTGCCGCTTGTCGGCAAAAAGAAGCAAGGGGGCTCCAAAGGGTAAAGCCAAGTGCAAACCTGGCTGAAAAAGTGCAAGCTTGGTGTGAAAAGAAATGACCACGCACTCCGCTTGTCGGCAGAGGGGAAAGGGGACTCCAAGGGCAAAGCCAAGCCCaaattttatgtaaaaagaaacttttttcatTACGGTGTTCAGTTTTACACATGTACACACCAAGTtattgccctccccacccccaattaaacaaaaaaagcaggggattccctggtggcccagtaattaggactctgtgctttcactgccaagggcccgggttcaatccctggtcggggaactaagatcccacaagccacacagtgtggccaaaacaaaaaatagaggtcgcccactgcagcattatttacagtagcataaaacagaaacaaaatcaaaGTATCTACCAGGAACGAAATAGGCATGTAAATTGGCTGAAGCACGACACACGGCAGGCCCAAGCAAAATGGAATGAAAACAGCAAGTGGCCCAACAGACTAAAGGTATAATCCCGTCAGTGTAAACAGTAAACAGACACTCTGGAACAGTTTATATCAAACTGTTAACAAGTGTTCATTCCGGGGGACAGGCTCACACATGTCTCTGAAGTGTTTCTCATTTTTATCGTTAGCGTGTATCACACTTGagatcagaaaaacaaaagcttcaGACAACAAAAAATGGGAGAGCTCAGAAAATGCAAGAAGCAAAAAACAGTTTCTAAAGAATAACCACCACCTAAATTTGGCTGATATTGGTATCATAATCTGGTTTTATTAAGATTAAAGGTCAAAGGGTTAATAAACATTAACCCTTTAATGTTAATAAAGgtcaaacatttaataaaattattaaatgttttaagttttttatgATGCCTAATACAAAGTTTCAATAAGCTCCTCTAATGAAGTCTTAGCATATTAAAGTTTTCAATTCATATTCTCTAACAAGTGTAGTCTAAATTGTAAaagaactataaataaataaactataaataaattatgACTAATTTTTGTTTAACTTGACTATTACCACAAATACCAAACTTACCTTTATCTCCAAAGTTATATCGAGATAGGGATCAAAAGTATCTGAAACACCTTTGCAATTTAAACAtttgactgaaataaaaataaaacacaaaagataAGAAAGTATAATCAGCATGGCAGTATCAACTACTGAAatgacagaacacacacacacatttacaaaacaaaagccaTAAGCTACTTTTCTCGCCTATCAGACCAGGCAAAACGTGCTCCTACTACACACTGGGAGCCACTAACTTGGTCCACGTATGCTGCTGGCTGGAGTGTAAACTAGTATAACCTCTTGGAAGAACAATATGGCAAAATCAGAATTTGAAATCACATATCCTTTGATACAGAAATTCTAACTAATTATCGTATGTACGTACACTTTTACACAGATATAAAGGTCTGTGTAGACAAGGGTGCTCAataaagtgctgctgctgctgctgctaagttgcttcagtcgtgtccgactctgtgtgaccccatagacggcagcccaccaggcttccccgtccctgggattctccaggcaagaacactggagtgggctgccatttccttctccaatgcatgaaagtgaaaagggaaagtgaagtcgctcagtcgtgtctgactcttccggACCCCatgagtgcagcccaccaggctcctccgtccatgggattttcccggcaagagtactggagtggggtgccattgccttctccgaataaagCGCTAgtggtaacaacaacaaaaaaactagaAACCACCTAAAAGTTCCCTGGTGGGAGTGAAATAAACGGAACACTCCTGCAACAGGGAAAGGCTGTGTTAGACCTGCATGTGCAGAAAACGCTAGAAAGCTTCCAGTGTGAAAAGAACCCA carries:
- the USP42 gene encoding ubiquitin carboxyl-terminal hydrolase 42; protein product: MTIVDKASESSDPSTYQNQPGSSEAVSPGDMDAGSASWGAVSSLNDVSNHTLSLGPVPGAVVYSSSSVPEKSKPSPQKDQALGDGIAPPQKVLFPSEKICLKWQQTHRVGAGLQNLGNTCFANAALQCLTYTPPLANYMLSHEHSKTCHAEGFCMMCTMQAHITQALSNPGDVIKPMFVINEMRRIARHFRFGNQEDAHEFLQYTVDAMQKACLNGSNKLDRHTQATTLVCQIFGGYLRSRVKCLNCKGVSDTFDPYLDITLEIKAAQSVNKALEQFVKPEQLDGENSYKCSKCKKMVPASKRFTIHRSSNVLTLSLKRFANFTGGKIAKDVKYPEYLDIRPYMSQPNGEPIIYVLYAVLVHTGFNCHAGHYFCYIKASNGLWYQMNDSIVSTSDIRSVLSQQAYVLFYIRSHDVKNGGELTHSAHSPGQSSPRPVIGQRVVNSKQAASGFIGPQLPSHMMKNPPHLNGTGPPKETPSSPMSGPSGNSSVSRTVNASPSVQNWSVSRPSVIPEHPKKQKITISIHNKLPVRQGQSQSSLHSNSLEHPNKPAPSSTITASCAIQSTSSAPTPPASSKVPKQTAPREACSRPVMNGRPRLSAGVLVPYGAESSEESDEEAKGLGQENGRGLTESVCSPAPDAEDGDASPHELREPVALNGATGPDSDPMENGLPSDGAPCPGQPALHSEHPFPKANGLPGKLMPAPLPPLPEDKILETFKLGNKAKGSAEETRTPGSEERPLEHLEAELEAGCSPPSDARDNLEPVSNLSSKLKKASPPSDPSIKPTKEEVSEHVSAEPEEAVPSVSTFCNPDKDALGDDQLPAPCDPGNLTDDQSKPSPDVGGTLPERPPDPVAAEATGRLSPVPSVPSEGDREPEPLHSSRDRGSEVEGPAKSTGVSTDEVPSPQLDMITENRPEGPPERSSSERGEDSKAGHKAPEPCPVQEKVSSLRKVDRGHYRSRRDRSSSGERARESRSRTEVQHRRKRPHREHERPRPERPRLEPCALAPQPPCPSSLARSGHHHSRSRGAPDQEWGRYHHAEGEHAWAREKYYPDRLRWERCRYHHDRSPLYPGREPRDWRPFHAEREYERAGPYSGRPYKDHYRGRKGYELAAKERDRHRFSSPRAGMAHAPPPHPAAKYAHDRLGFGAEDGSCDLATRFHEHDNVKSRKRRYDSLENESHVEKKAWRSLQKDPVEEPKVKKHKKSKKKKKSKDKHRDRDSRHQQDSDLSVAHSDADLHRHKKKKKKKKRHSRKSEDFGRDSEPRLPKAASCETVDHFRRADGAFPLADGLPLEGAAPFCEKTKRFRMESREVRCRLSECGQGD